Proteins from one Acanthopagrus latus isolate v.2019 chromosome 18, fAcaLat1.1, whole genome shotgun sequence genomic window:
- the rhogd gene encoding ras homolog gene family, member Gd: MQTIKCVVVGDGAVGKTCLLISYTTNAFPEEYIPTVFDNYSAQMSVDGRTVSLNLWDTAGQEEYDRLRTLSYPQTNVFIICFSIGSPSSHANVRHKWHPEVSHHCPNVPILLVGTKRDLRGDAETVKKLKEQGLAPTTQQQGNALAKQIGAVKYMECSALLQDGVREVFAEAVRAVLYPVTKKNPKKCVLL; this comes from the coding sequence ATGCAGACCATTAAGTGTGTGGTTGTGGGTGACGGGGCAGTAGGTAAAACCTGCCTACTCATCTCTTACACCACCAATGCCTTCCCTGAAGAGTACATTCCCACAGTGTTTGACAACTACAGTGCTCAAATGAGTGTCGATGGCCGCACTGTCAGCCTCAACTTGTGGGACACAGCCGGCCAGGAGGAGTACGACCGCCTGCGCACCCTCTCCTATCCCCAGACCAACGTTTTCATCATCTGCTTTTCCATCGGCAGCCCCTCCTCCCACGCCAATGTCAGGCACAAGTGGCACCCTGAGGTGTCCCACCACTGCCCAAATGTGCCCATCCTGCTGGTGGGCACCAAGAGGGACCTGAGGGGTGATGCAGAAACAGTGAAGAAGTTGAAGGAGCAGGGCCTGGCCCCTACCACCCAGCAGCAGGGCAACGCCCTGGCCAAGCAGATTGGGGCTGTCAAATACATGGAGTGTTCAGCTCTGCTGCAGGATGGTGTCAGGGAGGTGTTTGCGGAAGCTGTGAGGGCGGTGTTGTATCCAGTAACGAAAAAGAACCCCAAGAAATGCGTGCTGTTGTAA